From one Acidobacteriota bacterium genomic stretch:
- a CDS encoding FKBP-type peptidyl-prolyl cis-trans isomerase, which translates to MKRLSLLLILTIALTTVAFAQKKSAGAKPVKAATTGGQAQFKKLEEDWVKAMIERDVKALNLILADDYFIIDPDGKTTDKAGTLEDIKSGAFKFESIEFSEFKVRVYGTTAVVNGGEVVKGSYNGQSITGAYRFTDVFARRNGRWLAVSSQLTASNEVGLVKVKKSDGTTEITTPSGLKYIDLVEGNGASPRLGQTVTVHYTGTLEDGKKFDSSVDRGQPFNTPIGVGRVIKGWDEGVMSMKVGGKRRLIIPAYLGYGARGAGNGVIPPNATLIFEIELLGVK; encoded by the coding sequence ATGAAACGACTCTCTTTGCTTCTCATTCTCACTATCGCTTTAACAACTGTGGCTTTCGCGCAAAAAAAGAGCGCCGGCGCAAAACCTGTGAAAGCCGCGACCACCGGCGGACAAGCGCAATTTAAAAAGCTCGAAGAAGATTGGGTGAAAGCGATGATTGAGCGCGATGTGAAGGCGTTGAATTTAATTCTTGCCGATGACTATTTCATCATTGACCCGGATGGCAAAACCACAGACAAAGCCGGAACCCTTGAAGATATAAAATCCGGCGCGTTCAAATTTGAATCTATCGAGTTCAGCGAATTTAAGGTGCGCGTCTATGGCACCACTGCTGTGGTCAATGGCGGCGAAGTCGTCAAGGGCAGTTATAACGGGCAAAGCATCACCGGCGCATATCGCTTCACGGATGTGTTTGCCAGACGCAACGGACGCTGGCTCGCCGTGAGTTCGCAACTGACCGCATCAAATGAAGTCGGATTGGTAAAAGTTAAAAAATCGGATGGCACGACGGAAATCACTACACCATCGGGACTCAAATATATCGACCTGGTCGAAGGCAACGGCGCGAGTCCGCGCCTCGGACAAACCGTCACCGTGCATTACACAGGGACGCTTGAAGACGGCAAAAAATTCGACAGTTCGGTTGACCGTGGACAACCGTTTAACACACCCATCGGCGTCGGTCGCGTGATTAAAGGTTGGGACGAGGGCGTGATGAGTATGAAGGTCGGCGGCAAACGTCGACTCATCATCCCCGCCTATCTCGGTTACGGCGCGCGTGGCGCAGGCAACGGGGTGATTCCGCCAAACGCCACGTTGATTTTCGAGATTGAATTGCTCGGCGTGAAATAA
- a CDS encoding glycosyltransferase 87 family protein, whose amino-acid sequence MAQTLTSSQQQITTSRRTFSPIVLAITLTLIGAGSFSLYHWARDLHRFIQGISGYTALFIGQLAIYLLACFFATRKLTPTTRNLNLLLASIVLIFAAMFRFDLVAQKPYLSTDVYRYVWDGRVQAAGINPYLYAPSAPELAALRDDKIYPFINRSDFVRTPYPPVAQMIFFAAYKIEASNVTGFKTLMAIFDLLAILALMLTLMRAKLSPVLAIIFAWHPLLIYEGAHTGHIDSGFIVFLALAMLAWSYQKPALTGIAIALATMVKFYPALLLPAFFYAQFSSSTIPLAKASLIKKLNVALLNKANLKMLTAFVVTVILVYLPYLNVGVKAFGSLSNEASEEGFIGNGSRYFLLVLVRKIMPLPTAIFLIIAAALLIWLVIKIALTNKRDVMDVVRAAVSLIGLYFFLVTPRYAWYYAWILPFLCFAPRVSWLYLTGASVLLYCLWFTPLFYPGVPIWLGLAVYAPTFGFWLWEKWQAKNA is encoded by the coding sequence ATGGCACAAACACTGACTTCAAGCCAGCAACAAATCACCACCTCGCGGCGCACATTTTCACCCATCGTTTTAGCCATCACACTCACCCTCATCGGCGCAGGAAGTTTCTCGCTCTACCACTGGGCGCGAGATTTACACCGCTTCATTCAAGGTATATCGGGTTACACGGCGCTGTTCATCGGGCAACTGGCGATTTATTTGCTTGCCTGTTTTTTCGCCACGCGAAAACTCACACCGACAACCCGCAACCTGAATTTGTTACTCGCCAGCATCGTGTTGATTTTCGCGGCGATGTTTCGTTTCGACCTGGTCGCGCAAAAACCTTATCTCTCGACCGACGTTTATCGCTATGTCTGGGATGGACGAGTGCAAGCCGCAGGTATCAATCCTTATCTTTACGCGCCATCTGCGCCGGAACTCGCTGCCTTGCGCGACGATAAAATTTACCCCTTTATCAATCGCAGCGATTTTGTGCGCACGCCGTATCCGCCCGTCGCTCAAATGATTTTTTTTGCGGCTTATAAAATCGAGGCGTCAAACGTTACGGGGTTTAAAACCCTGATGGCGATTTTCGATTTGCTGGCAATTTTAGCTTTAATGTTGACGCTGATGCGCGCCAAGCTTTCGCCGGTACTGGCAATCATTTTTGCGTGGCATCCGTTGTTGATTTATGAAGGCGCTCACACCGGGCATATTGATTCGGGTTTTATTGTTTTTCTCGCACTGGCAATGCTGGCGTGGAGTTATCAAAAACCCGCGCTCACCGGCATCGCCATCGCGCTTGCCACAATGGTCAAATTTTATCCGGCGTTACTGTTACCGGCGTTTTTCTATGCGCAATTTTCATCTTCAACGATACCGTTGGCGAAAGCTTCCCTGATAAAAAAACTGAACGTCGCGCTATTGAATAAAGCCAACCTGAAAATGCTCACGGCGTTTGTGGTCACGGTTATTCTGGTCTATCTGCCTTATTTGAATGTCGGCGTCAAAGCTTTCGGTTCGCTATCGAACGAAGCCAGCGAAGAAGGCTTCATCGGCAATGGCTCACGTTATTTTCTACTCGTACTCGTAAGAAAAATCATGCCTTTACCAACCGCCATTTTTTTAATCATTGCAGCGGCATTGCTCATTTGGTTAGTAATAAAAATTGCGCTCACCAATAAGCGCGATGTAATGGATGTCGTGCGCGCCGCAGTGAGTTTAATCGGGCTTTACTTTTTTTTAGTGACGCCGCGTTATGCCTGGTATTATGCGTGGATTTTGCCGTTTCTCTGTTTTGCGCCGCGTGTGAGTTGGCTATATCTGACCGGCGCGAGTGTGTTACTTTACTGCCTCTGGTTTACGCCGCTTTTCTATCCGGGTGTTCCAATCTGGCTTGGGCTGGCGGTTTACGCGCCGACTTTCGGTTTCTGGCTCTGGGAAAAGTGGCAAGCGAAAAACGCTTAA
- a CDS encoding spondin domain-containing protein: MSFKSTKLFVGFFVFLALISTSLLSIKASAQTRYTLKMKDGSVVTTEGATVSVRKGQEVTFKVRIENVSDKDGQNAKDGGKWPFALSPGMWVVHRNEVRLFKEGNKAYNGLEMQAEDGNPTGLIEYLEGHHDKMAHGVFNTPVGANAPAPILPGGAYEFTFKAEPGMHLSVITMFGQSNDWFYANAPAGIDLFNNGKALSGDITRMFNLYDAGTEVNEEPGVGANQAPRQKGANTGTDENGKVHKEKKSVFYGKNGELFKVTITPEEVM, encoded by the coding sequence ATGAGTTTCAAATCCACCAAACTTTTCGTCGGCTTTTTTGTCTTTCTCGCGCTGATCAGCACCAGTCTCTTATCCATCAAGGCAAGCGCCCAGACCAGGTACACGCTCAAGATGAAAGATGGCAGCGTCGTCACTACCGAAGGCGCAACCGTGAGTGTCCGCAAAGGACAGGAAGTAACTTTCAAAGTTCGCATTGAAAATGTTTCCGACAAAGATGGTCAAAATGCCAAAGACGGCGGCAAGTGGCCTTTCGCGTTGTCGCCCGGCATGTGGGTCGTGCATCGCAATGAAGTGCGGCTGTTCAAAGAAGGTAACAAAGCTTATAACGGTTTAGAGATGCAAGCCGAAGATGGCAACCCGACCGGCTTGATTGAATATCTCGAAGGGCATCATGACAAAATGGCGCATGGGGTTTTCAATACGCCGGTGGGCGCAAACGCTCCCGCGCCGATTTTGCCGGGCGGCGCTTATGAATTCACCTTCAAAGCCGAACCGGGAATGCACCTTTCGGTCATCACCATGTTCGGTCAATCCAATGACTGGTTTTACGCCAATGCCCCCGCAGGCATTGATCTGTTCAACAATGGCAAAGCCTTGAGCGGCGACATTACGCGAATGTTCAATCTCTATGATGCCGGAACCGAAGTGAACGAAGAGCCGGGCGTCGGCGCAAATCAAGCGCCGCGTCAAAAAGGCGCAAACACCGGCACGGATGAAAACGGCAAAGTTCATAAAGAGAAAAAGTCTGTGTTCTATGGCAAGAATGGCGAATTGTTCAAAGTGACAATTACGCCTGAAGAAGTGATGTAA
- a CDS encoding aquaporin, producing MNIENQQSELVIAREGDLITDVAHSPTRELKSQVMRKHLPEYLMEAWGLCLFMISACLFGTLLAHPHSPVHQALPDATLRRMLMGTAMGLTAILNIYSPWGKQSGAHVNPATTLTFYRLGKVTGTDFIFYAIAQFIGGAIGVLISVLAIGKFLSHPAVNYVATVPGTHGKIFAFIAEIIITFILISIVLRVSGSEKLGRFTGLFVGFLVALYITVEDPFSGMSMNPARTLASAIFAETWTTLWIYFLAPPIGMLLAAEVYLRFDGKPNRGCAKLHHQNRYRCIFCGDQMQGDNA from the coding sequence ATGAATATCGAAAATCAACAATCCGAACTGGTGATCGCAAGAGAAGGCGACTTGATTACCGATGTCGCGCATTCACCAACCCGCGAACTCAAATCGCAGGTGATGCGCAAACACTTACCCGAATATCTGATGGAAGCCTGGGGGCTTTGTCTATTTATGATTTCGGCGTGCCTGTTCGGAACGCTGCTCGCGCATCCCCATTCGCCGGTTCATCAAGCGCTTCCCGATGCCACGCTTCGTCGAATGTTGATGGGCACGGCGATGGGACTCACAGCGATTCTGAATATTTATTCGCCGTGGGGAAAACAATCGGGCGCGCATGTGAATCCTGCGACGACGCTCACGTTTTATCGCCTCGGCAAAGTCACCGGCACCGATTTCATTTTTTATGCCATCGCCCAATTTATCGGCGGCGCGATTGGTGTGTTGATTTCGGTTTTAGCGATTGGCAAATTTTTATCGCATCCGGCGGTCAATTATGTCGCGACGGTGCCCGGCACTCACGGCAAAATTTTTGCTTTCATTGCTGAAATAATTATCACCTTTATTTTGATTTCCATAGTGCTGAGAGTTTCCGGCAGTGAAAAACTCGGCAGATTTACGGGGCTTTTCGTAGGCTTCCTGGTGGCGCTTTACATCACCGTTGAAGACCCGTTTTCAGGAATGAGCATGAATCCGGCGCGCACCCTGGCTTCAGCAATTTTTGCCGAAACCTGGACAACGTTGTGGATTTATTTCCTGGCTCCCCCCATCGGCATGCTACTCGCAGCCGAAGTTTATCTGCGGTTTGACGGCAAACCCAATCGGGGATGCGCCAAGCTGCATCACCAGAACCGTTATCGCTGCATTTTTTGCGGCGATCAAATGCAAGGCGACAACGCCTGA
- a CDS encoding MFS transporter: MKYKWLIVFMLWFVCFFNYADRQAIFSVFPLLEQEMGLSKAQQGIIGSSFMWVYAAFAPVAGLIGDRFRRKNLILVGLAFWSLVTGLTGISTAFWHLVFFRAAEGFGEAFYFPASMSLISDYHSKETRSRAMSLHQSSVYAGTIGGGAFAGFMAEYYGWRLGFYIFGALGILLAMVLMKFIREPARGENELSGATSTPEEKPLPVGEVLPELLRTPTAVALMLVFFGANFVAMVFLTWMPSFLKEKFAMNLAMAGLTGTAFIQIASVLGVLTGGALADYLAKRKASGRMAAQMIGLVCGAPFIFLTGWTFSIPLLILGMTGFGFFKGIYDANIFASLYDVVRPRSRATAAGIMIAVGWGGGAIAPIAIGFASTRWGLSYSIASNGIVYIIAAGLMALAVWFLVEKDAKRLVAATTT; encoded by the coding sequence ATGAAATATAAATGGCTCATTGTTTTCATGCTCTGGTTCGTCTGTTTTTTCAACTACGCTGACCGGCAGGCAATCTTTTCGGTTTTTCCCCTGCTTGAACAGGAGATGGGTTTATCGAAAGCCCAACAAGGGATTATCGGGTCTTCGTTTATGTGGGTCTATGCGGCGTTTGCGCCGGTCGCGGGATTAATTGGAGATCGCTTTCGTCGCAAAAATTTGATTCTTGTGGGATTGGCTTTCTGGAGTCTGGTCACGGGACTGACCGGCATCTCGACAGCTTTCTGGCATCTCGTCTTTTTTCGCGCCGCTGAAGGCTTCGGCGAAGCCTTTTACTTTCCCGCTTCGATGTCTTTAATCAGCGATTATCACAGTAAAGAGACACGTTCGCGGGCAATGTCTTTGCATCAATCAAGCGTCTATGCGGGAACCATCGGCGGCGGCGCATTCGCCGGATTTATGGCGGAATATTACGGCTGGCGACTGGGGTTTTATATTTTCGGCGCGCTCGGAATTTTATTGGCGATGGTGTTGATGAAGTTCATTCGCGAACCCGCACGCGGCGAAAATGAATTGTCGGGCGCAACTTCAACACCCGAAGAAAAACCTTTGCCGGTGGGTGAAGTGTTGCCGGAACTTTTACGCACGCCAACGGCGGTCGCGTTAATGCTGGTGTTTTTCGGGGCAAATTTTGTCGCGATGGTTTTTTTGACCTGGATGCCGTCGTTTTTAAAAGAGAAATTTGCAATGAATCTGGCGATGGCGGGACTCACGGGAACGGCGTTCATTCAAATCGCCAGCGTGCTTGGCGTACTCACAGGCGGGGCGCTTGCCGATTACTTAGCCAAACGTAAAGCCAGCGGACGCATGGCGGCGCAGATGATTGGCTTGGTTTGCGGCGCGCCGTTTATTTTTCTCACCGGCTGGACGTTTTCAATTCCGCTTCTGATTTTAGGCATGACCGGGTTTGGATTTTTCAAAGGCATCTATGACGCGAACATCTTTGCCTCGCTTTACGATGTGGTGCGCCCGCGTTCACGCGCCACTGCCGCCGGAATCATGATTGCCGTCGGGTGGGGCGGCGGCGCGATTGCGCCGATTGCCATTGGTTTTGCATCAACCCGTTGGGGATTGAGTTATTCGATTGCTTCAAACGGCATCGTCTATATTATTGCCGCCGGGTTGATGGCTTTAGCGGTCTGGTTTCTGGTTGAAAAAGATGCGAAGCGCCTGGTTGCGGCAACCACGACTTGA
- the bshC gene encoding bacillithiol biosynthesis cysteine-adding enzyme BshC — translation MDALKNDPDCKNLESAANRQQDALRFTEIPRTSKLFKDFLYDYEKVSEFYTDFGREISPLAEHARRVGKLDYDRARLADALTRINKLAGSSELTFKHIEMLRNPDSVAIITGQQAGLFTGPLYTIHKALTVVKLAACLREQGVEAVPVFWIASEDHDFEEVKWARTIDTEGHLQTIQYEPENLPHEIPVGKITLDANINKSIDEFLSFLPPSEFLPEIEQMLRESYAEGTGFAVAFSKLMAHLFKEYGVVLLDPADEGLKQIAAPLYAKAIEKTSEIAHALVERSHALVAAGYHAQVNVSEEMVPLFILDDGRRVAMSHHDGRFYVKGSEKSFAQDELAQLAAHCPNCFSPNVTLRPIVQDYLLPTAAYIGGPAELAYFAQLRAVYEVLERPLPCVLPRASFTIIEGRHHKTMEKYNLHLSDFFESLHVAITKVVENSLDRSTTQLFEETEKLCNEQLNKLEVALAKADASLADSLKKSREKILYQIEHLRTRFIHASARREETTFRQVERAYTTLMPNKNYQERELNIFYLLARYGHSLIDDLYKAADIGFSNHRLLHIGGVASQVVNAK, via the coding sequence ATGGACGCTTTGAAAAATGACCCCGATTGTAAAAATCTCGAATCTGCTGCTAACCGACAACAGGATGCCTTGCGCTTTACGGAAATTCCACGCACCTCAAAACTCTTTAAAGATTTTTTGTATGACTATGAAAAAGTTTCAGAGTTTTACACAGATTTTGGCAGAGAAATTTCGCCGCTCGCCGAACACGCGCGGCGGGTCGGCAAACTCGATTATGACCGCGCTCGTTTAGCCGATGCCCTGACTCGCATCAACAAACTGGCAGGCTCATCGGAACTGACCTTCAAACACATTGAAATGCTTCGCAATCCCGACTCGGTTGCCATCATCACGGGGCAACAGGCGGGGCTTTTCACCGGGCCGCTTTACACCATTCACAAAGCCTTGACGGTCGTCAAACTCGCAGCCTGTTTGCGCGAACAGGGTGTCGAGGCGGTGCCGGTTTTCTGGATTGCCAGCGAAGACCATGATTTTGAAGAGGTGAAATGGGCGCGCACCATTGATACCGAGGGGCATTTGCAAACCATTCAGTACGAACCCGAAAATCTGCCGCACGAAATCCCGGTTGGCAAAATCACCCTCGACGCCAACATCAATAAAAGCATTGATGAATTTTTATCTTTTCTGCCGCCCTCGGAATTTTTGCCGGAAATCGAACAGATGCTCAGAGAAAGTTACGCGGAAGGCACAGGTTTTGCCGTCGCTTTTTCAAAGCTGATGGCGCACCTCTTTAAAGAATATGGCGTCGTTTTGCTCGACCCGGCTGATGAAGGATTGAAACAAATCGCAGCGCCGCTTTATGCCAAAGCCATTGAAAAAACTTCGGAGATTGCCCACGCGCTTGTAGAACGCAGCCACGCGCTCGTCGCCGCAGGCTATCATGCACAAGTCAATGTTTCCGAAGAGATGGTTCCGCTGTTCATCCTCGATGACGGTCGTCGCGTCGCCATGTCTCATCACGATGGGCGTTTTTATGTGAAGGGTTCGGAAAAATCTTTCGCTCAGGATGAACTGGCGCAACTTGCCGCGCATTGCCCGAATTGTTTCAGCCCGAATGTGACCCTTAGACCCATTGTGCAGGATTATCTGTTGCCGACCGCTGCATACATCGGCGGACCCGCCGAGCTTGCTTACTTCGCGCAACTGCGCGCGGTTTACGAAGTGCTGGAAAGACCGCTGCCGTGTGTGTTGCCGCGCGCCAGTTTCACCATCATCGAAGGTCGTCACCACAAAACGATGGAGAAATACAACCTGCATCTGAGCGATTTTTTCGAGAGCCTGCACGTAGCCATCACCAAGGTCGTTGAAAACAGCCTGGATCGCAGCACCACGCAACTTTTTGAAGAGACCGAAAAACTCTGCAATGAGCAGTTGAATAAACTCGAAGTTGCGCTTGCCAAAGCCGATGCCTCGCTTGCTGATTCGTTGAAAAAATCGCGGGAAAAAATTCTCTATCAAATCGAACATCTCAGAACGCGCTTCATTCACGCGAGCGCGCGTCGCGAGGAAACCACTTTCCGTCAGGTCGAACGCGCTTACACAACCCTGATGCCGAATAAAAATTACCAGGAGCGCGAGTTGAATATTTTTTATCTGCTGGCGCGATACGGACACAGTTTGATTGATGATTTATACAAAGCCGCCGATATTGGTTTTTCCAATCACCGGTTGCTGCACATCGGCGGCGTCGCCTCTCAAGTGGTCAACGCAAAGTAA
- a CDS encoding dihydrodipicolinate synthase family protein: MLQLTGIMPPLATPFDGAGNLDLASLAKNVSRYNETGLAGYLALGSNGEAVHLSSKERREVIATVKRAATAHHTILAGINEFSTRAALEAIHAAQDAGADAALVVTPYFYKGAMTQPVLANFFTSVADASPLPVLIYNVPQNTGVVIEAKTIASLTAHQNIIGLKDSSGNMMAMIETLRLVPDDFAVFVGNGSILYPALAMGAKGAVLAVANIAPQACVDLFLAVEAGNHERARELQKRLAPVSQIVTAGLGVAGLKTALQILGYHGGLPCAPLLAVSETESHKLKSILRESGLFPGLE, from the coding sequence ATGTTACAACTCACAGGAATTATGCCCCCGCTGGCAACGCCTTTTGACGGGGCGGGCAATCTCGATTTAGCCAGTCTCGCCAAAAATGTTTCGCGTTATAACGAAACCGGGCTTGCCGGTTATCTCGCTTTAGGTTCAAACGGCGAAGCCGTTCATCTCTCCTCAAAAGAACGCCGCGAGGTCATCGCTACCGTAAAACGCGCCGCCACCGCGCATCACACTATCCTTGCAGGCATCAACGAATTTTCAACCCGCGCTGCTTTGGAAGCCATTCACGCCGCTCAGGACGCGGGCGCGGATGCGGCGCTGGTGGTGACGCCCTATTTTTACAAAGGCGCGATGACCCAACCGGTGCTGGCGAATTTTTTCACTTCGGTTGCCGACGCCTCGCCGCTTCCGGTGTTGATTTATAACGTGCCGCAAAATACCGGTGTGGTTATTGAAGCCAAAACCATTGCCTCGCTTACCGCACATCAAAACATCATCGGTTTGAAAGACAGTTCAGGCAATATGATGGCGATGATTGAAACTCTGCGTCTGGTGCCTGATGATTTCGCGGTCTTTGTCGGCAATGGCAGTATTCTCTATCCGGCGCTGGCAATGGGCGCAAAGGGCGCAGTGCTGGCGGTCGCGAACATTGCCCCGCAAGCCTGCGTAGATTTGTTTTTAGCCGTCGAGGCGGGAAATCATGAGCGCGCCAGAGAATTACAAAAACGCCTCGCGCCGGTTTCGCAAATCGTCACCGCAGGACTCGGGGTTGCAGGACTCAAAACCGCGCTGCAAATTTTGGGCTATCACGGCGGACTGCCTTGCGCGCCGCTTCTTGCGGTGAGCGAAACCGAAAGCCATAAGCTAAAATCAATCTTGCGGGAATCAGGGTTGTTCCCTGGTCTGGAATAA
- a CDS encoding S8 family serine peptidase: MVAKPAQHEHAHTPNRYAVIPTPERLQATGEYTGKGVTIAILDSGFYPHADLVEPVNRIIAYHDVTNPQASLNTNAPAQAWQWHGTQTSVAACGNGFLSDGIYRGLASDAGVVLVKVSRQGRITDEQIVQGLRWVIENQERYNIRIVSMSLGGDADVALNESAVNQAAELAVGAGLVLVVAAGNSGCANDPHPIPPASAPSVITVGGYDDNNELHNSSPDLYCSNFGATVDGLVKPEIIAPAMWVAAPILPNTDAYKRAEALSHLATAPDYLLQSLIELACNPECVLHGFATELWERSELPGKLYEHTPQTIRALVEVCLRDSKIVATHYQHVDGTSFATPVVASVVAQMLEANPRLTPAAVKNILISTADRIPDTDVIRQGFGMLNARRAVEQAKIETHILDDNELFSPRIEEGRLVFAYHDDAAEQVAIVGDFNQWNPTQTVFEKVTDGIWRVAIAPPPPGEYRYKFVVNRHRWIEDPSNLMKEPDSFGGLNSVLSLA, encoded by the coding sequence ATGGTCGCCAAACCAGCACAACACGAACACGCGCACACGCCGAATCGCTATGCGGTCATACCGACGCCTGAACGTTTGCAGGCAACAGGCGAATACACCGGCAAAGGCGTGACCATCGCCATTCTCGATTCAGGGTTTTATCCACACGCGGATTTGGTTGAACCAGTGAATCGCATCATCGCCTATCACGATGTCACCAATCCACAAGCCAGTTTAAACACCAACGCCCCTGCGCAAGCGTGGCAATGGCACGGCACTCAGACCTCGGTTGCGGCATGCGGCAATGGTTTTCTTTCCGATGGCATTTATCGCGGACTGGCAAGTGATGCCGGTGTCGTTTTAGTGAAAGTCAGTCGTCAGGGAAGAATCACCGACGAGCAAATCGTTCAAGGTTTGCGCTGGGTCATCGAAAATCAGGAGCGCTACAATATTCGCATCGTGAGTATGTCGCTTGGCGGTGACGCGGATGTTGCGTTGAATGAAAGCGCCGTGAACCAAGCCGCAGAGTTGGCTGTGGGAGCCGGTTTGGTGTTAGTGGTTGCCGCAGGGAATTCGGGTTGCGCAAATGACCCGCATCCGATTCCGCCGGCGAGTGCGCCTTCGGTCATCACGGTTGGCGGTTACGATGACAACAATGAATTGCACAATTCCAGCCCCGATTTATATTGCTCAAATTTCGGCGCGACGGTTGATGGGTTAGTCAAACCAGAAATCATCGCCCCTGCGATGTGGGTCGCCGCGCCGATTCTTCCCAACACCGACGCTTACAAACGCGCGGAGGCGTTGTCGCATCTGGCAACCGCGCCCGATTATTTATTGCAGAGTTTGATTGAACTCGCCTGCAACCCGGAATGCGTATTGCACGGCTTTGCCACCGAACTCTGGGAAAGGTCGGAACTGCCGGGCAAGCTCTACGAACACACGCCGCAAACCATTCGCGCTTTAGTTGAAGTGTGTTTGCGCGACAGCAAAATCGTGGCAACCCATTATCAACATGTGGACGGCACTTCGTTTGCCACCCCCGTTGTTGCATCGGTCGTTGCGCAAATGCTTGAAGCAAATCCCAGGTTGACGCCCGCAGCAGTGAAAAATATTTTGATTTCAACCGCCGACCGCATTCCCGATACCGATGTGATTCGTCAAGGTTTCGGTATGTTGAATGCGCGCCGCGCCGTCGAACAGGCGAAAATCGAAACCCATATACTGGATGATAATGAATTATTTTCGCCGCGCATTGAAGAAGGGCGACTGGTCTTTGCCTATCACGATGACGCCGCAGAACAGGTTGCCATCGTTGGCGATTTTAATCAATGGAATCCGACGCAAACCGTTTTTGAAAAAGTAACCGATGGCATCTGGCGAGTGGCAATCGCGCCACCACCACCCGGCGAGTACCGTTATAAATTTGTCGTCAATCGCCATCGCTGGATTGAAGACCCGTCAAATTTGATGAAAGAACCCGATAGTTTCGGCGGCTTAAATTCGGTGCTCAGTCTCGCCTGA
- a CDS encoding nuclear transport factor 2 family protein, translating to MKRTLLIIAFIMLVASSASARITSRQTSNKVEKEILKLEQARVDAVTKGDTTKLEQMFSDDLVYTHSNARVESKADFLNSVKTGSIRYESMNHSDVTVNVYGNTAVMRGTSDIRVVNAGQSIALKIRFTTVYVKKDGRWQMVAWQSTRLPQS from the coding sequence ATGAAACGGACATTGTTAATCATTGCGTTCATCATGTTAGTTGCGAGTTCCGCTTCTGCTCGAATCACAAGCAGACAAACCTCAAACAAGGTTGAGAAGGAAATCCTGAAACTGGAACAAGCGCGCGTCGATGCGGTGACCAAAGGCGATACGACAAAACTCGAACAGATGTTTTCCGACGATCTGGTTTATACACATTCAAACGCCCGCGTCGAATCAAAGGCTGATTTTTTAAACTCAGTGAAAACCGGTTCCATTCGCTATGAATCCATGAACCACAGCGATGTAACGGTGAACGTTTATGGCAATACGGCAGTGATGCGCGGCACGAGCGATATTCGGGTCGTCAATGCCGGACAATCCATTGCCTTAAAAATCCGCTTCACCACTGTCTATGTGAAAAAAGACGGACGCTGGCAGATGGTCGCCTGGCAATCGACGCGCTTGCCGCAATCATAA
- a CDS encoding cation diffusion facilitator family transporter: MHQHDHDEHHHAHTPGSNRRRLSFVLALTLVYMLAEAIGGWLSNSLALLSDAGHMFTDVAALMLALFAMWFASRPVNVRKTYGYYRLEILAALANGVALVVISLLIFYEALQRIKHPESVAGFQAMLIAIGGLGVNAVSAWLLHSASSTNLNMHGAFLHVIGDALGSIGAIVAGVLIWLLDWKIADPIISVLMCLLIIFSAWQLIKESVNILLEGTPPHIDVRSVIDTLHEVQGVTDVHDLHIWTISSGKDALSAHVCIDASAQYKATLEALQNKLHSEFGITHATLQIELPDEEAVLKLYQIASRRTQGLQP, encoded by the coding sequence ATGCATCAACACGACCACGACGAACATCATCACGCGCACACGCCAGGCAGCAATCGGCGCAGACTGAGTTTTGTGCTCGCTTTGACGCTCGTCTATATGCTTGCCGAAGCGATTGGCGGGTGGCTCTCGAATTCGCTCGCTTTGCTTTCGGACGCCGGGCACATGTTTACGGATGTCGCGGCTTTGATGCTTGCATTATTTGCCATGTGGTTTGCTTCGCGCCCGGTGAATGTCAGAAAAACTTATGGCTACTATCGTCTGGAAATTCTCGCGGCGCTCGCCAACGGCGTGGCGCTGGTGGTGATTTCCCTGTTGATTTTTTACGAAGCGTTGCAGCGCATTAAACACCCCGAATCGGTCGCGGGCTTTCAAGCGATGCTGATTGCCATCGGCGGGCTTGGCGTGAATGCCGTAAGCGCCTGGCTTTTGCATTCGGCATCATCGACAAATCTCAATATGCACGGCGCATTTTTACATGTCATAGGCGACGCGCTCGGTTCCATCGGCGCTATCGTTGCAGGCGTTTTAATCTGGCTGCTTGATTGGAAAATCGCTGACCCGATTATCAGCGTGCTGATGTGCCTATTGATTATTTTCAGCGCCTGGCAACTCATCAAAGAGTCGGTCAACATTTTGCTTGAAGGCACCCCGCCGCATATTGATGTGCGCTCGGTGATTGATACCTTGCACGAAGTTCAAGGCGTCACGGATGTTCACGACCTGCACATCTGGACCATCAGTTCCGGCAAAGACGCGCTCTCGGCGCACGTTTGCATCGATGCCTCGGCTCAGTACAAAGCCACCCTTGAAGCCTTGCAAAATAAATTGCATTCGGAATTCGGCATCACTCATGCGACGTTGCAAATTGAACTCCCGGATGAAGAGGCGGTTTTGAAGCTTTATCAAATCGCCAGCCGTCGAACCCAGGGGTTGCAACCTTGA